Genomic DNA from Acidisoma sp. PAMC 29798:
GGAGCAGACGATGCGCTCACTGGCCGTCATCGGCATTTGGCTTTTGGCCTGCTGCGTGCCGGCCTATGCAGATAGTGTCGCTGATCTTAATCAGCCGTCGTCGACGGTTCCCGGCTGCGTCAACGACTGGAACCCGCTTGAGCATGTCGCGCGGACTTGCGAGGGCAAGGCCATAGTGCAGAGTTGAGGTCGGTTGAGGATACGTGCAAAAATCCTCACGCGGCGGTCTCAAACGGCAGCGGTTGCGGTTCGCGGGGCGGCGGCAAGTCGCCCATGTCAAGGACGTATTGCCCGAAGCGGCGGAGGTGCTCGCGCGTGTAAGGGCTGAGGCAGCCGACCAGGGCAGGCGTGACGACGTGCCCGTCACCATCCATCGCGGCAAGCGTGGTGGTCATGTCGGCGACGTCGGAGAGCATCACCGCATTGGCGACGAGGCTCGCGTATTTGAGCTGCTTTTCTTGCTCCACGGGATCGCCGCTCTTGATCAAGGGTCCGCCGAACGAGACCCAGTCAAGAAAATCGTTGAAGGCCTCGATCTTGGTGGTTTCGGCGCGGATCGTCCGCCGGATGTCCGTGTCGGCGATGAACCGCAGCAGGAACAGCGTGCGTTCAACGCGGCCGATCTCGCGGAATGCCCGGTAGTGCAAGCTGCGTCGGTTGTAGGTGCCGAGCTTGCGCAGCAGCACGGACGGCCTGACCCGCCCCGCCTGGATCGACAACACCACCTGGAACACATCGCGCGTGCGTGGCTATGAGGTCCCAATCGATCTCGGCCATGAACAGTGCGTCGATATGGCTCTGTTGCAAAGTCAACTTTTGGGTGGCGGGATGGGCGCCGATCAGAAGAGGATGGGGCCATGTCGGACTTCAAGGGACGCCATTTCGAGGGCGAGATCGTGCTCTGGGCGGTCCGTTGGTATTGCCGCTATGGGGTGAGCTACCGCGACCTTGAGCAGATGATGAGCGAGCGCGGCGTCTCGGTCGATCGTTCGACGATCTACCGCTGGGTTCAAAGTTATGCGCCTGAGATCGAAAAGCGGCTGCGCTGGCAGTGGCGGGGGCCGCGTTCGACGAGCTGGCGCGTCGATGAGACCTACGTGAAGGTCCGAGGCGAGTGGAACTACCTCTACCGGGCCGTGGATAAGCATGGGAACACGATCGAATTCTATCTCTCGCCGACGCGCAACACGGCGGCGGCCAAGCGCTTTCTTGGCAAGGCGCTGAACGGCTTGAAGGAGTGGGAGGAGAAGCCTGCCGTCATCAACACCGACAAGGCGCCGACCTACGCCGTGGCGCTGACCGAGCTGAAGAAGGAGGGCAAGTGCCCGAAGAAAACGCTGCACCGACAGGTCAAATACTTGAATAACGTCATCGAAGCTGACCACGGAAAGCTGAAACAACTGATTCGACCGGTCAGAGGGTTCAAGACGCTGAAGACGGCATACGCGACGATCAAGGGCTTCGAGGTGATGCGCGCGCTTCGCAAAGGGCAGGCGTCGGCCTTTAATCTGACGCGCGATATCCGTGGCGAAGCCCGCATTGTCGAGCGCGCCTTCAGTCTTGGCGCCTCTGCGTTGGCCGCGGCCGTCCGGCCCGTCAGCAAGCAGATGGAGATCGAGGTGGCCTGACAGGCAAGCCCCAATCGTGGGACCCTGCGCGTAAAAACACCGGAGTTTGCAACAGAGCCCCG
This window encodes:
- a CDS encoding Tn3 family transposase, with protein sequence MFQVVLSIQAGRVRPSVLLRKLGTYNRRSLHYRAFREIGRVERTLFLLRFIADTDIRRTIRAETTKIEAFNDFLDWVSFGGPLIKSGDPVEQEKQLKYASLVANAVMLSDVADMTTTLAAMDGDGHVVTPALVGCLSPYTREHLRRFGQYVLDMGDLPPPREPQPLPFETAA
- a CDS encoding IS6 family transposase, encoding MSDFKGRHFEGEIVLWAVRWYCRYGVSYRDLEQMMSERGVSVDRSTIYRWVQSYAPEIEKRLRWQWRGPRSTSWRVDETYVKVRGEWNYLYRAVDKHGNTIEFYLSPTRNTAAAKRFLGKALNGLKEWEEKPAVINTDKAPTYAVALTELKKEGKCPKKTLHRQVKYLNNVIEADHGKLKQLIRPVRGFKTLKTAYATIKGFEVMRALRKGQASAFNLTRDIRGEARIVERAFSLGASALAAAVRPVSKQMEIEVA